A stretch of Paludisphaera borealis DNA encodes these proteins:
- a CDS encoding sodium:solute symporter family protein gives MHTTLAWIDYLIMVIYFAFVLGIGFALKRYMKTSADFFLSGRSIPAWVAGLAFISANLGAQEVIGMAASGAKYGLATSHLYWLGAIPAMAFVGIFMMPFYYGSRARSVPEYLRLRFDEKTRGLNAIAFALMTVMSSGISMYAMALLIENLHIFDSLMQSLGLPMSWIFHLSIVVAAIITLGYVYLGGLTSAIYNEVLQFFLIVAGFFPLVLLGLKNVGGWDGLVQKVPNGFTHVWQGMTSAETSPLGVEVFGLAMGLGFVLSFGYWCTDFLVVQRAMAADSMSAARRTPLIAAVPKMIFPFLVILPGLIAVSLPTPTAVEGTTVSKAEAMGKGIIPAKLDASGEVKLDTDGKPVLDYDRAIPNMLLHYLPTGMLGLGLTALLASFMSGMAGNITAFNTVWTFDIYQAYIKPQASDKHYLWMGHFATLFGTLVSIAAAYVATSFNNIMDLLQLVFACVNAPLLATFLLGMFWKRATANGAFYGLLAGITAAAIHHGVSLPQGSTAGVKGGWISYLWSGVPITSYRNEMAQNFWAAIYAWTVCFVVTIVVSFFTKPHREEDLTGLVYSLTPRIVEHNVVWYKKPEAFGVVVVLAAIALNVIFR, from the coding sequence ATGCATACGACACTGGCGTGGATCGATTACTTGATCATGGTGATCTACTTCGCCTTCGTGCTGGGGATCGGCTTCGCGCTGAAGCGCTATATGAAGACCAGCGCCGACTTCTTCCTGTCGGGCCGGTCGATCCCCGCATGGGTGGCGGGCCTCGCGTTCATCTCGGCCAACCTGGGCGCCCAGGAAGTGATCGGGATGGCCGCGTCGGGCGCCAAGTACGGCCTCGCTACGTCGCACCTCTACTGGCTGGGCGCCATACCCGCCATGGCGTTCGTCGGGATCTTCATGATGCCGTTCTACTACGGCTCCCGCGCCCGGTCGGTCCCCGAATACCTCCGGCTGCGGTTCGACGAGAAGACGCGGGGGCTGAACGCGATCGCGTTCGCCCTGATGACCGTCATGTCGTCGGGCATTTCGATGTATGCGATGGCGCTGCTGATCGAGAACCTGCACATCTTCGACTCGCTGATGCAATCCCTGGGTCTGCCGATGAGCTGGATCTTCCATCTCAGCATCGTGGTCGCGGCGATCATCACGCTGGGATACGTCTACCTCGGCGGCCTCACCAGCGCGATCTACAACGAGGTGCTCCAGTTCTTCCTGATCGTGGCCGGCTTCTTCCCCCTGGTCTTGCTCGGGCTCAAGAACGTCGGCGGCTGGGACGGCCTGGTTCAGAAGGTGCCGAATGGTTTTACCCACGTCTGGCAAGGGATGACCAGCGCCGAGACCAGCCCGCTGGGCGTGGAGGTGTTCGGACTGGCGATGGGGCTGGGCTTCGTCCTCTCGTTCGGCTACTGGTGCACCGACTTCCTGGTGGTTCAGCGAGCCATGGCCGCCGATTCAATGTCGGCGGCGCGCCGCACGCCGTTGATCGCCGCCGTGCCCAAGATGATCTTCCCGTTCCTCGTCATCCTGCCGGGCTTGATCGCCGTCTCGCTCCCCACGCCGACGGCCGTCGAGGGGACGACCGTGAGCAAGGCCGAGGCGATGGGCAAGGGGATCATCCCGGCGAAGCTCGACGCGTCGGGCGAGGTCAAGCTCGACACCGACGGCAAGCCGGTGCTCGACTACGACCGGGCCATCCCGAACATGCTGCTCCACTACCTTCCGACCGGCATGCTCGGCCTCGGCCTCACGGCGCTCCTGGCCAGCTTCATGTCGGGGATGGCCGGCAACATCACGGCGTTCAACACGGTCTGGACCTTCGACATCTACCAGGCGTACATCAAGCCCCAAGCGAGCGACAAGCACTACCTATGGATGGGGCACTTCGCGACGTTGTTCGGCACTCTCGTCTCGATCGCGGCGGCCTACGTCGCGACGAGCTTCAACAACATCATGGACCTGCTCCAGCTCGTCTTCGCTTGCGTCAACGCCCCCCTGCTCGCGACGTTCCTGCTCGGCATGTTCTGGAAGCGGGCCACGGCCAACGGAGCCTTCTACGGCCTGCTCGCGGGCATCACGGCCGCGGCGATCCACCACGGCGTCAGCCTTCCGCAAGGCTCGACGGCCGGCGTCAAGGGGGGATGGATCAGCTACCTCTGGTCCGGCGTCCCCATCACCTCGTATCGCAACGAGATGGCCCAGAACTTCTGGGCGGCGATCTACGCCTGGACGGTCTGCTTCGTCGTGACGATCGTCGTCAGCTTCTTCACCAAGCCCCACAGGGAAGAAGACTTGACCGGGCTCGTCTACTCGCTGACGCCCCGAATCGTCGAGCATAACGTCGTCTGGTACAAGAAGCCCGAGGCGTTCGGCGTCGTCGTGGTCCTGGCGGCCATCGCCCTCAACGTGATCTTCAGATAA
- a CDS encoding lipoate--protein ligase family protein: MSGSTDWRVDVGWLDLTLPTVEENLAVDEALLVAADERNGKAVLRFWEQPGSAVVLGASRRIDADVQVERCVADGVPIARRSSGGGSVLIGPGALNVTLVLPIAANPALATVDGAQSSVLERIAAGIRVGGAAVEVCGSGDLTVGGRKFAGSAQRRLKNWILVHASILYDLPIHRIDRYLRLPGRQPTYRRGRSHEDFLMNLPISRTILCDLIRSTWSPSSLLTATSDVPQDLLESLLAEKFANRSWIERL, translated from the coding sequence GTGAGTGGTTCAACCGACTGGAGGGTCGACGTCGGCTGGCTCGACCTGACGCTGCCGACCGTCGAGGAGAACCTGGCGGTCGACGAGGCGCTGCTGGTCGCCGCCGACGAGCGCAACGGCAAGGCGGTGTTGAGGTTCTGGGAACAGCCGGGCTCGGCCGTGGTGCTCGGCGCGTCGCGGCGGATCGACGCCGACGTCCAGGTCGAGCGGTGCGTCGCGGACGGCGTGCCGATCGCGAGGCGGTCGAGCGGCGGGGGCTCGGTCTTGATCGGTCCGGGGGCGTTGAACGTCACGCTCGTCCTGCCGATCGCCGCCAACCCCGCGCTGGCGACGGTGGACGGGGCGCAGAGTTCGGTGCTGGAACGGATCGCGGCGGGAATCCGGGTCGGCGGGGCGGCCGTCGAGGTTTGCGGCTCGGGCGACCTGACGGTCGGCGGCAGGAAGTTCGCGGGGAGCGCCCAGCGGCGGCTCAAGAACTGGATTCTGGTCCACGCGTCGATCCTCTACGATCTTCCTATCCACCGTATTGATCGGTACTTGCGTCTTCCCGGCCGGCAGCCGACGTATCGGCGGGGGAGATCGCACGAGGATTTCTTGATGAATCTGCCGATTTCTCGTACAATCTTATGCGATTTGATCCGCTCGACGTGGTCACCCTCCTCTCTTCTCACTGCGACGTCGGATGTTCCCCAAGATCTCCTCGAAAGTCTACTCGCCGAGAAGTTCGCGAACCGATCTTGGATCGAGCGACTATGA
- a CDS encoding HD domain-containing protein: protein MVWNDRVYGRVEVSDPKILALIEGPTFQRLKGIRQAGPSAIAFPFKNVTRYEHSLGVFHLLRRLGAGRQEQVAGLLHDISHTAFSHAVDFLVTSAEQDHHESLKPILLNRPDVADALDRLGFAPEDFYDDARYPILERPLPWLCADRLDYFLRDGMACQVVRRGDVDRILGDVSVVDATIVFSDVKVARTVVDLFAVMNRDWWASPIEAFIYNEFADALREGFRQGVLVDDDLLSEDDKVLAKLDAARIPAIDRTLEKIRRFRPESADGYAPRVAPKQRWLDPHLIIDGIIRRTSEFA, encoded by the coding sequence ATGGTTTGGAACGATCGGGTCTACGGGAGAGTCGAGGTCTCCGACCCGAAGATTCTCGCCTTGATCGAGGGGCCGACGTTTCAGCGGCTGAAGGGGATTCGCCAGGCGGGGCCATCGGCCATCGCCTTCCCGTTCAAGAACGTGACCCGCTACGAGCACAGCCTGGGCGTGTTCCACCTGCTGCGTCGGCTCGGCGCGGGCCGCCAGGAGCAGGTTGCGGGACTGTTGCACGACATTTCGCACACGGCGTTCTCGCACGCCGTCGATTTTCTCGTCACCTCGGCCGAACAAGACCATCACGAGAGCCTCAAGCCGATCCTGCTGAACCGCCCCGACGTCGCCGACGCCCTCGACCGGTTGGGCTTCGCGCCCGAGGATTTTTACGACGACGCGCGGTACCCGATTCTCGAGCGTCCGTTGCCATGGCTCTGCGCCGACCGACTCGACTACTTCCTCCGGGACGGCATGGCCTGCCAGGTCGTGAGGCGGGGCGACGTCGACCGGATTCTCGGCGACGTATCGGTCGTCGACGCGACGATCGTGTTCTCGGACGTCAAGGTGGCCCGGACCGTCGTCGACCTGTTCGCCGTGATGAACCGCGACTGGTGGGCCAGCCCGATCGAGGCGTTCATCTACAACGAGTTCGCCGACGCGCTCCGCGAGGGGTTCCGCCAGGGCGTGCTCGTCGACGACGACCTGCTCAGCGAAGACGACAAAGTACTCGCTAAACTAGACGCCGCCCGAATTCCGGCGATTGACCGAACCCTGGAGAAAATCCGCCGGTTCCGACCCGAATCCGCCGACGGATACGCGCCCCGCGTCGCGCCCAAGCAACGGTGGCTCGACCCTCATCTGATCATCGACGGAATCATCCGACGGACGTCCGAGTTCGCCTGA
- the purM gene encoding phosphoribosylformylglycinamidine cyclo-ligase codes for MSEPLDYRSAGVDLNTYDETMARLPPLMRRTFTPRVMEWKDGFAGLFRLDAHIGLLSRTYRDPVLVASTDGVGTKLKLAFATGRHSTVGVDLVAMSVNDCLCAGAEPLLFLDYVAMSKDDPELTTQVVKGISDGCIEAECALIGGETAILPEFYQPGEYDLAGFCLGVVERKLLLNGQDVRAGDKVIGLASSGLHSNGYSLARKIVFDHAGLAYDDHVEALGRTVADELLAPTRIYTRALKEVYRNYRVKRIVHGIAHITGGGLTDNTPRILPEGLGVVLRRGSWDVPPVFPWLQSLGSINDDEMFRVFNMGVGMTMIVAEYYAESIVRHINQKAKIPAWIIGDVVPGNREVEWA; via the coding sequence ATGAGCGAGCCACTGGATTATCGATCGGCCGGCGTCGACCTGAACACCTATGACGAGACGATGGCCCGGCTTCCTCCGCTCATGCGCCGGACGTTCACGCCGCGAGTCATGGAGTGGAAGGACGGCTTCGCGGGACTGTTTCGGCTCGACGCCCACATCGGGCTGCTGTCGCGGACCTACCGCGACCCCGTGCTCGTGGCCTCGACCGACGGCGTCGGCACCAAGCTCAAGCTGGCGTTCGCGACCGGCCGGCACTCGACGGTCGGCGTCGACCTGGTGGCGATGTCGGTCAACGACTGCCTCTGCGCCGGCGCCGAGCCGCTGCTGTTCCTCGATTACGTCGCCATGAGCAAGGACGACCCCGAGTTGACCACCCAGGTCGTCAAGGGGATCAGCGACGGCTGCATCGAGGCCGAATGCGCCCTGATCGGCGGCGAGACGGCCATCCTCCCCGAGTTCTACCAGCCCGGCGAGTACGACCTGGCGGGCTTCTGCCTGGGCGTGGTCGAGCGCAAGCTGCTCCTCAACGGGCAAGACGTCCGGGCCGGCGACAAGGTCATCGGGCTGGCCTCCTCGGGCCTCCATTCCAACGGCTACAGCCTGGCCCGCAAGATCGTCTTCGACCACGCCGGCCTCGCCTACGACGACCACGTCGAGGCCCTGGGCCGGACCGTCGCCGACGAGCTGCTCGCCCCCACCCGGATCTACACCCGGGCGCTCAAGGAAGTCTACCGGAACTACCGGGTCAAGCGGATCGTCCACGGCATCGCCCACATCACCGGCGGCGGCCTAACCGACAACACCCCCCGCATCCTCCCCGAGGGCCTCGGCGTGGTCCTCCGGCGCGGCTCGTGGGACGTCCCCCCGGTCTTCCCCTGGCTCCAGAGCCTCGGCTCGATCAACGACGACGAGATGTTTCGGGTTTTCAACATGGGCGTCGGCATGACGATGATCGTCGCCGAGTACTACGCCGAGTCGATCGTCCGCCACATCAACCAGAAAGCCAAGATCCCCGCCTGGATCATCGGCGACGTCGTCCCCGGAAACCGCGAGGTCGAATGGGCCTGA
- the nadB gene encoding L-aspartate oxidase codes for MLTPLPLPRRYLVGFDPRELPHHFADVVVIGGGIAGLRAALGFPKSLRVLVVTKDQIRESNSQYAQGGIAGVMDPEDRLDNHIADTLAAGKGLCDPDIVDLVVREAPERIHELIGWGTHFDTVDGRVALGREGGHSHARIVHALGDETGREIMRAIIHQVRSRSNVRIWQNCATVDLLTHEDRCRGVLVWDKRRGFAMVWARAVILTTGGAGQLYRETTNPPIATADGHAMAYRAGVELRDMEFMQFHPTVLYMAGSARHLLTEALRGEGAFLRDCNGFRFMPERHPLAELAPRDSVSLAIAAQMAATRHPNVYLDMTHLDPEFIRNRFPGIDRLCRSFDLDITRDPIPVCPGAHYMIGGVTVDSHGRSSMPGLWAAGEVSSSGLHGANRLASNSLLEGLVFGARAAEDVTERLDREGAWQLEVPPISASTPHEHRTPIDLDDLRKSLRALMWRRMGITRDASGLADAALQVDRWCRYILPHVFDDPGGWAIQNMLTVARLMIAAADERTESRGVHSRADFPETDPAWQRHVTMQAQVVRIGGS; via the coding sequence ATGCTCACTCCCCTGCCCTTGCCCAGACGCTACCTCGTCGGGTTCGATCCTCGCGAGCTGCCCCACCATTTCGCCGACGTCGTGGTGATCGGCGGCGGGATCGCCGGCCTCCGCGCGGCCCTCGGTTTTCCGAAATCGCTCCGGGTCCTGGTCGTCACCAAGGACCAGATCCGTGAGAGCAACAGTCAGTACGCCCAGGGGGGGATCGCCGGGGTCATGGACCCCGAGGACCGGCTCGACAACCACATCGCCGACACCCTGGCCGCCGGCAAGGGGCTGTGCGACCCCGACATCGTCGATCTCGTCGTCCGCGAAGCGCCCGAGCGAATCCACGAGTTGATCGGCTGGGGGACCCACTTCGACACCGTCGACGGCCGCGTCGCCCTGGGACGCGAAGGGGGGCATTCGCACGCCCGGATCGTCCACGCCCTCGGCGACGAGACCGGGCGCGAAATCATGCGCGCGATCATCCATCAGGTGCGATCGCGATCGAACGTCCGGATCTGGCAGAACTGCGCGACGGTCGACCTGCTGACGCATGAGGATCGTTGTCGGGGCGTGCTGGTCTGGGACAAGCGGCGCGGCTTCGCGATGGTCTGGGCCCGGGCGGTCATCCTGACGACGGGAGGAGCGGGACAGCTCTATCGCGAGACGACCAACCCGCCGATCGCCACGGCCGACGGCCACGCCATGGCGTATCGCGCCGGGGTCGAGCTGCGCGACATGGAGTTCATGCAGTTTCACCCGACCGTGCTCTACATGGCCGGCTCGGCGCGGCATCTGCTGACAGAGGCCCTCCGCGGCGAGGGAGCCTTCCTCCGCGATTGCAACGGCTTCCGGTTCATGCCCGAGCGTCATCCCCTGGCCGAACTCGCCCCGCGCGACAGCGTCTCGCTGGCCATCGCCGCCCAGATGGCCGCGACGCGGCATCCCAACGTCTACCTCGACATGACGCACCTCGACCCCGAGTTCATCCGCAACCGGTTCCCGGGCATCGACCGGCTGTGCCGCAGCTTCGACCTCGATATCACCCGCGACCCGATCCCGGTCTGCCCCGGCGCCCACTACATGATCGGCGGCGTAACCGTCGATTCGCACGGGCGCAGCTCGATGCCGGGGCTCTGGGCGGCCGGCGAGGTCTCGAGCTCGGGGCTGCACGGAGCGAACCGGCTGGCCTCGAACAGCCTGCTTGAAGGCCTCGTCTTCGGCGCGCGCGCCGCCGAGGACGTCACCGAACGACTCGATCGGGAAGGCGCCTGGCAGCTTGAGGTGCCGCCGATCTCGGCCTCGACTCCGCACGAGCACCGCACCCCCATCGACCTCGACGACCTACGGAAATCGCTCCGCGCCCTGATGTGGCGGCGGATGGGCATCACGCGCGACGCCTCGGGCCTGGCTGACGCCGCGCTCCAGGTCGACAGGTGGTGCCGTTACATCCTGCCGCACGTCTTCGACGATCCCGGCGGCTGGGCCATCCAGAACATGCTCACGGTCGCCCGCCTGATGATCGCCGCCGCCGACGAGCGTACCGAGTCGCGCGGCGTCCACTCCCGGGCCGACTTCCCGGAAACCGACCCGGCCTGGCAGCGACACGTCACGATGCAAGCGCAAGTCGTGCGAATCGGCGGATCGTAA
- a CDS encoding choice-of-anchor L family PEP-CTERM protein — protein MAKSIRAGVALASVLAFAPMCAPANAGGVSVTNSSDVAALVNALLAGGTGGVHVTGYSLLNQSASTGETSTGLYTTNGPNNYNLPGSGIVLSTGNAADDGSGPYVPGHFPDTSYGLPAEPAQMGLLQPLSPGTSRFFDATQLTITFDVAADTTSVNFGVVFASAEYPKYVGSYNDVFGLYLNGVNIAFAGGKPVNINNPFMVNTGYNDYNGSPRGADGSQYQETPLLGLLVGPSGNPFMNFGGAVVAGSKGNTLTFIIADAEDSAWDTAVYISGLGNAPPPGTVVPEPASMTLLGLGLAALALFSRRRAPK, from the coding sequence ATGGCAAAGTCGATTCGGGCTGGGGTCGCTCTCGCCTCAGTTCTGGCATTCGCGCCTATGTGCGCGCCCGCGAACGCCGGCGGCGTCTCGGTGACCAATTCCAGCGACGTCGCCGCTCTGGTGAATGCGTTGTTGGCCGGAGGGACGGGTGGGGTTCACGTTACGGGTTATTCGCTTTTGAATCAGAGCGCGAGCACCGGCGAAACGTCGACTGGTTTGTACACGACCAACGGCCCGAACAACTACAATCTACCGGGCTCGGGCATCGTACTGAGTACGGGAAACGCGGCTGACGACGGCAGCGGGCCCTATGTTCCTGGCCATTTTCCGGACACCAGCTACGGGTTGCCCGCCGAGCCCGCTCAGATGGGGTTGCTTCAACCGTTGTCGCCCGGAACGAGCCGCTTTTTCGACGCGACGCAGTTGACCATCACGTTCGACGTCGCCGCGGACACCACGAGCGTCAATTTCGGCGTCGTCTTCGCCTCGGCGGAATATCCGAAGTACGTCGGCAGTTACAATGACGTGTTCGGTCTCTATCTGAACGGCGTCAACATCGCGTTCGCCGGCGGCAAGCCGGTGAACATAAATAATCCGTTCATGGTCAACACCGGCTATAACGACTACAACGGCAGTCCCAGGGGCGCCGACGGTTCACAGTACCAGGAGACCCCCCTCCTCGGTCTCTTGGTCGGGCCGAGCGGCAACCCGTTCATGAACTTCGGCGGCGCCGTGGTCGCGGGCAGCAAGGGCAACACGCTGACCTTCATCATCGCCGACGCCGAAGACTCGGCATGGGATACGGCCGTGTACATCAGTGGACTTGGCAATGCGCCCCCGCCGGGCACCGTCGTCCCCGAACCGGCCTCGATGACGCTCCTGGGTCTCGGCTTGGCGGCCCTCGCGCTGTTCAGCCGGCGGCGGGCCCCGAAGTGA
- a CDS encoding FG-GAP repeat domain-containing protein: MVKKRRIRGKDGDRSLQPVAEQLEARTLQAAKPLAGGVDALALGDVNGDRVVDLIVAGHEGSNHSVTIYDGIGAKDSSTSTGVGVKVLAKLVNPLGANSGPLSIAVGDFNGDGVSELAVSAQTRVNAGPAKLATYQFQLTGDPDSPLGQPVTFVPMAQPFVLPAATVNSLSLASIDLNNDGTDEIVVGASKASTQTLSVLSFGNGAWSQTSSISLPWRMSHGVGLGAGDLTGDGKDDLAAIDESSGRVSVLDGGSSTWTSSIAPLKRNNSGARVAVVANENAAGALVVTSGGDRNPTAAIVNWSTGKSQTIKPRSSPGSGALVPLGGGWVYQRSNIKIDGSFAVSDGPNTPTVLFGSTRGQSVVVQGFDASLRPSKADTTVEPVLGNAKKGATFYSLQAPDTFSETGQTKVDVSPLVAFPNLVYNSPYSIDLSSMPSSIYNGLWTSTPISTTTNDPWGPARVANTPPTIPSKDSVTWLQGRILAAYNTFNGQVTYQHHYDPRWLPRQGQPWNAVTTGYQWPGVDCTNFTAFAYADALGITMNSATTAQAAITSNADVTIPESIASHVNLQVLGPWTSYEAMVKDLQPGDILYINPSANTLAPGYVSDPSKVTHAITWLGNFGKGATEANQFLIIDSTVDDPPHVDANNHLIPTGVHIRPFSPPGSATNAWYASHVDHALRIIAD; this comes from the coding sequence ATGGTGAAGAAGCGTCGGATTCGCGGTAAGGACGGAGATCGGTCGCTCCAGCCAGTCGCCGAGCAACTCGAAGCCAGGACGTTGCAGGCCGCCAAGCCTCTCGCGGGAGGCGTGGACGCATTGGCCCTGGGGGACGTTAACGGCGATCGAGTCGTCGACCTGATCGTCGCGGGCCATGAGGGGTCGAACCACAGCGTGACGATCTACGACGGCATCGGCGCGAAGGACTCGTCGACCTCAACAGGGGTCGGCGTCAAGGTCCTCGCCAAGCTGGTCAATCCGCTCGGGGCGAACTCGGGCCCGCTGTCGATCGCCGTGGGAGACTTCAACGGCGACGGCGTGTCCGAGCTCGCCGTCTCGGCCCAGACCCGCGTCAACGCCGGACCGGCCAAGCTCGCGACGTACCAGTTCCAGCTCACGGGCGATCCCGATTCGCCGCTCGGCCAGCCGGTGACGTTCGTGCCGATGGCCCAACCGTTCGTCTTGCCGGCCGCGACGGTCAATAGCCTGTCGCTGGCATCGATCGATCTGAACAATGACGGAACCGACGAGATCGTCGTGGGGGCGTCGAAGGCGTCGACGCAGACGCTGTCCGTCTTGTCGTTCGGCAATGGCGCCTGGTCGCAGACAAGTTCGATCTCGCTCCCCTGGAGGATGTCGCACGGCGTCGGCCTGGGCGCCGGCGACCTGACAGGCGACGGCAAGGACGATCTCGCCGCGATCGACGAGTCGTCGGGCCGGGTCTCGGTGCTCGACGGCGGCTCGTCGACGTGGACGTCGTCGATCGCGCCGCTCAAGCGAAACAACAGCGGAGCCCGAGTGGCGGTGGTTGCGAATGAAAACGCGGCCGGGGCCCTCGTCGTGACCTCCGGCGGCGACCGCAACCCGACCGCGGCGATCGTGAACTGGTCGACGGGCAAGTCGCAAACAATCAAGCCCAGGTCGTCGCCGGGCAGCGGCGCGCTCGTGCCGCTTGGGGGCGGGTGGGTCTACCAGCGGAGCAACATCAAAATCGACGGCTCGTTCGCGGTGAGCGACGGCCCGAACACGCCGACCGTCCTGTTCGGCTCGACGCGCGGGCAGTCGGTCGTCGTGCAGGGCTTCGACGCCTCGCTCCGGCCCAGCAAGGCCGATACGACCGTCGAGCCGGTCCTCGGCAACGCGAAGAAGGGCGCGACGTTCTACTCGCTGCAGGCCCCCGACACGTTCTCGGAGACCGGCCAGACCAAGGTCGACGTGTCGCCGCTGGTGGCGTTCCCGAACCTCGTCTACAACTCCCCCTACTCGATCGACCTCTCGTCGATGCCGTCGTCGATCTACAACGGCCTGTGGACATCGACCCCGATCTCCACGACGACGAACGACCCGTGGGGGCCGGCTCGCGTCGCCAACACGCCCCCCACGATCCCTTCCAAGGACTCCGTCACTTGGCTCCAGGGCCGAATCCTCGCCGCCTACAACACGTTCAACGGCCAGGTGACGTACCAGCACCACTACGACCCGCGCTGGCTGCCAAGACAAGGTCAGCCCTGGAACGCCGTGACCACCGGCTACCAATGGCCGGGGGTCGACTGCACTAACTTCACGGCCTTCGCCTACGCCGACGCCCTCGGGATCACGATGAACAGCGCCACGACGGCCCAGGCCGCGATCACCTCGAACGCGGACGTCACCATTCCCGAGTCGATCGCCAGCCACGTCAATCTGCAAGTCCTCGGCCCCTGGACTAGCTATGAGGCGATGGTGAAGGACCTCCAACCGGGAGACATCCTCTACATCAATCCGAGCGCGAACACGTTGGCGCCGGGGTATGTAAGCGATCCCAGCAAGGTCACGCACGCCATCACCTGGCTCGGAAATTTCGGCAAGGGGGCGACGGAAGCCAACCAGTTCCTCATCATCGACTCGACGGTGGACGACCCGCCGCACGTCGACGCGAACAACCACCTCATCCCCACGGGCGTCCACATCCGCCCGTTCAGCCCGCCCGGTTCCGCGACGAACGCCTGGTACGCCTCCCACGTCGACCACGCGCTGCGGATCATCGCCGATTAA
- a CDS encoding cytochrome c: MNRKWFGLAVGLALGLGMGMTALTFAADEKETELGKLMEKVQKNKTTITKGTRNVAAYKKSQAEIEKAAKDWVKQAKEAKPHNEVVKSAKGEADPQKKWDELMDLWGKESQKLADLVAKSESTQKDAKDQLNTINKTCTECHQVFRVDADEKF; the protein is encoded by the coding sequence ATGAACCGCAAGTGGTTTGGTTTGGCCGTGGGCCTCGCCCTCGGGTTGGGCATGGGTATGACCGCCCTGACGTTCGCCGCCGACGAGAAGGAAACTGAACTCGGCAAGCTCATGGAGAAGGTCCAGAAGAACAAGACCACGATCACCAAGGGCACGCGCAACGTCGCTGCGTACAAGAAGTCGCAGGCGGAGATCGAGAAGGCCGCCAAGGATTGGGTGAAGCAGGCCAAAGAGGCCAAGCCCCACAACGAGGTCGTCAAGTCCGCCAAGGGCGAGGCCGACCCGCAGAAGAAGTGGGACGAACTGATGGACCTCTGGGGCAAGGAGTCGCAGAAGCTCGCCGACCTCGTCGCCAAGAGCGAGTCGACCCAGAAAGACGCCAAGGACCAGCTCAATACGATCAACAAGACCTGCACCGAGTGCCACCAGGTCTTCCGCGTCGACGCCGACGAGAAGTTCTGA
- a CDS encoding aldose epimerase family protein: protein MSRFTDLRGRASVFAVGLLLSTAVVGLTGAMNAEAGTLSKVAFGKTPDGKTVDLYVLQNGRITVKISTYGAIITSIEVPDRDGKLDDVVLGFDDLTGYLGKHPYFGATVGRVANRVAKGKFTLNGHEYTLATNNGPNTLHGGLKGFDKVVWKAEELESGDGPSVRLSYTSPDGEEGYPGNLSVSILFTVTADDKLKIEYTAETDKATPVNLSNHSYFNLGGKNSDTIRDHEITLNADRYTPVDDTLIPTGEIAPVADTPYDLRKPTVIGARIDRLQNEPRGFDHNFVLNNPDGKLTLAAHVYDPKSGRVLEVSTTEPGVQFYTGNFLDGTDKGKGGVAYKQHQAICLETQHFPDSINHPSFPNTVLEPGKKYSQTTVYTFSTR, encoded by the coding sequence ATGAGTAGGTTTACAGACCTGAGAGGGCGGGCGTCCGTCTTCGCCGTGGGGCTTCTTCTTTCGACGGCCGTCGTCGGTCTGACTGGCGCAATGAACGCGGAGGCTGGGACTTTGAGCAAGGTGGCATTCGGCAAGACGCCGGACGGCAAGACAGTCGACCTCTACGTGCTCCAGAACGGCCGGATCACCGTCAAGATTTCGACCTACGGGGCGATCATCACCTCGATCGAGGTTCCCGACCGCGACGGCAAGCTCGACGACGTCGTGCTCGGCTTCGACGATCTGACCGGCTACCTGGGCAAGCATCCGTACTTCGGCGCCACGGTCGGCCGCGTCGCCAACCGCGTCGCCAAGGGGAAGTTCACGCTCAACGGGCACGAGTACACGCTGGCGACCAACAACGGCCCCAACACGCTGCACGGCGGCCTCAAGGGCTTCGACAAGGTCGTCTGGAAGGCCGAGGAGCTGGAGAGCGGCGACGGGCCGTCGGTCCGGCTGTCGTACACGAGCCCCGACGGCGAGGAAGGCTATCCGGGCAACCTGTCGGTCAGTATCCTGTTCACCGTGACCGCCGACGACAAGCTGAAGATCGAATACACGGCCGAGACCGACAAGGCCACGCCGGTGAATCTCTCGAACCACAGTTACTTCAACCTCGGCGGCAAGAACAGCGACACGATCCGCGACCACGAGATCACGCTGAACGCCGACCGCTACACGCCCGTCGACGACACGCTGATCCCCACCGGCGAGATCGCCCCCGTCGCCGACACGCCGTACGACCTCCGCAAGCCGACCGTGATCGGCGCCCGGATCGATCGCCTTCAGAACGAGCCTCGCGGCTTCGATCACAACTTCGTGCTCAACAACCCGGACGGGAAGCTGACCCTCGCCGCGCACGTCTACGACCCGAAGTCGGGCCGCGTGCTGGAGGTGTCGACGACCGAGCCCGGCGTCCAGTTCTACACCGGCAACTTCCTCGACGGCACCGACAAGGGCAAGGGGGGCGTCGCCTACAAGCAGCATCAAGCCATCTGCCTGGAAACCCAGCACTTCCCGGACTCGATCAACCACCCGTCGTTCCCCAACACGGTCCTCGAACCCGGTAAAAAGTACTCCCAGACGACGGTTTACACGTTCTCGACGAGGTGA